ATCGGCGGAGACGGCGTGCTCCAGGCGCTCGGCTTCGTCATGCACCTTGTGCCACTCCATGCCGAAAACCTCGGAGAGCATGCGCTCGATGAGGTGATGCCGTTCGGCGGTGCGCTGCGCGATCTCGCGGCCGGCGGCGGTGAGCTGCACGCGTCCGTCTTTCTGGACGCGCACCAGACCGTCCTTGCGCAGGCGACGCAGAGCCATGGTGACCGCGGGAGCGGAAACATCCAGCCAGTGGGCCAGGGTGGCGGAAATGACGGTCTGGCCCTCGCTCTCGGCTTCCAGGATCGCCTTGAGATAGTCCTCTTTGGAGACAGTAATCACGGAAAGGGCATTATACGAGCTAGCGAGTACCGAGTCGCGCGAGCCGGCGATTGACTTACTGCCCGACGGAACCTACTCTTTTGATTCCCCATCTAACCGGATATGCGAGTCCTGGTCATCGGCGGCGGCGGTCGCGAGCACGCACTGGTGTGGAAGCTGCGGCAGTCGCCGAAAGTTACCGAAGTGATCTGCGCGCCGGGCAACGGCGGCATCGCCCAGGAAGCCGAATGCGTGCCCGTGGACGCGGGCTCGGTGGAGGCGCTGGCGCAGGTGGCTCAGAAGGTCCGTCCGGACCTTACGGTCGTGGGGCCGGAACTGCCGCTGGCGCGAGGCGTGGTGGACGAGTTCCAGGGACGCGGCTGGCGTATCTTCGGGCCCACGCGGGAAGCGGCGCGGCTGGAATCGAGCAAGAGCTTCGCCAAAGAGTTCATGCAGCGGGTGAAGATCCCGACCGCGCACTACGCCATTTGCCTTTCGACTTCGGACGTGAAGGACGCGCTGCCCCATTTTCATCCCCCCATCGTGGTCAAGGCCGACGGCCTGGCGGCCGGCAAGGGAGTGGTCATTGCTCCCAGCAAGGAAGAGGCCATGAGCGTCGCGACGGAGATGCTGAGCGGCGAACGCCTGGGCGAGGCGGGGGTGCGGGTCGTGCTGGAAGAGTGCCTGGAGGGCGAAGAACTCTCGTTCCTGGTGCTTTCCGATGGGGAGCGTGTCGCGCCCCTGGTTGCCGCGCAGGACCATAAGCGCGTGGGCGATGGCGATACCGGTCCCAATACCGGCGGCATGGGGGCCTACTCGACGCCCAGCCTGCTCGATCCGCACATGGGCGACTGGCTTCTCAACCACGTGGCCCGGCCGGTGATCGAAGGCATGAAGGCGGAGGAGGCCGAATACCGCGGCATCCTGTATTGCGGGCTGATGATGACCGCGCGCGGGCCCATGGTGCTGGAGTTCAACTGCCGCTTCGGGGACCCGGAGACGCAAGCCATCCTGATGCGGCTGGAGAGCGACCTGCTGGGCGCGTTTATCGCGTCCGTGGAAGGGCGGGTGAGCGAAGGCGATCTGCGCTGGTCCAGTGGGGCGACTACATGTGTAGTGTTAGCCTCTGAGGGTTACCCGGGCAGCTACCAGAGCGGCAAACACATTGAGGGCCTGGAGGACGCGGGGAAGGTCGAGGGCGTCAAGATCTTCCATGCCGGTACGGTGCAGCGTGATGGCAGCTACTTCACGGCAGGCGGGCGGGTGCTGAACGTTTGCGCCCACGCCCCCGATCTGGAGGGCGCGGTAGAGCGCGCATATGAAGCCGCGGGCAAGATTCACTTCGAGGGCATGCACTACCGCAAGGACATCGGGGCAAGGGCCTTGCGTTTGAAGGCGTAGTTGCCGGGTGGGGCGAGTTGAAACGGGAAGAACGAGACACGAAAACCGATGAAAAAAGCGCAAGTAGCGATCGTGATGGGCAGTGATTCCGACCTCGAGTTCATGAGCGAGGCGGCCAAGGTGCTGCAGGAATTCGGTATCGCCTA
This genomic stretch from Terriglobales bacterium harbors:
- a CDS encoding metal-dependent transcriptional regulator produces the protein MITVSKEDYLKAILEAESEGQTVISATLAHWLDVSAPAVTMALRRLRKDGLVRVQKDGRVQLTAAGREIAQRTAERHHLIERMLSEVFGMEWHKVHDEAERLEHAVSADFELKLAQKLGRGGVCPHGNPVTPENPAARRRRGLKLLSEAAPGAYTVSSVYERDRNLLEFLEQRGIRPGVRLKVLARNYDQTLTVIAGSARISIGGPVAEKVWVTTAHA
- the purD gene encoding phosphoribosylamine--glycine ligase, which gives rise to MRVLVIGGGGREHALVWKLRQSPKVTEVICAPGNGGIAQEAECVPVDAGSVEALAQVAQKVRPDLTVVGPELPLARGVVDEFQGRGWRIFGPTREAARLESSKSFAKEFMQRVKIPTAHYAICLSTSDVKDALPHFHPPIVVKADGLAAGKGVVIAPSKEEAMSVATEMLSGERLGEAGVRVVLEECLEGEELSFLVLSDGERVAPLVAAQDHKRVGDGDTGPNTGGMGAYSTPSLLDPHMGDWLLNHVARPVIEGMKAEEAEYRGILYCGLMMTARGPMVLEFNCRFGDPETQAILMRLESDLLGAFIASVEGRVSEGDLRWSSGATTCVVLASEGYPGSYQSGKHIEGLEDAGKVEGVKIFHAGTVQRDGSYFTAGGRVLNVCAHAPDLEGAVERAYEAAGKIHFEGMHYRKDIGARALRLKA